The proteins below are encoded in one region of Brachyspira hampsonii:
- a CDS encoding cupin domain-containing protein, which yields MENYINNIDYKKIVNLKDLIAIKDISMLSLVDRKSLVMSIISADKGKEIPTHTSTGDVLVTVIDGKAQITVDGTPFETSSGESILIPANTSHSLKAIEAFKLLVIQVKPE from the coding sequence ATGGAAAATTATATTAATAATATAGATTATAAAAAAATAGTTAATTTAAAAGATTTAATAGCAATTAAAGATATATCTATGCTTTCATTAGTTGATAGAAAAAGCTTAGTTATGTCAATAATATCAGCAGATAAAGGTAAAGAAATACCTACTCATACAAGTACAGGAGATGTTCTAGTTACAGTGATTGACGGAAAGGCACAAATAACAGTTGACGGCACTCCGTTTGAAACATCATCAGGAGAATCTATTTTAATCCCTGCTAATACATCTCATTCATTAAAAGCTATAGAGGCATTCAAATTGTTAGTTATACAAGTGAAACCAGAGTAA
- a CDS encoding calcium/sodium antiporter, with protein sequence MENILLNIIFTAAGILLLYLGGTYIVDGSVMVANRLKIPSIVIGLTVVAMGTSMPELFVSLFGALRGESAIAVGNVIGSNIFNVVFVLGVSALFMTMSAGKKSYYVSMVSMFIMYAALGIMLFNIKTKRLSGDKISIIEGAVLIVLLCVYVYYLYTVISKDKDELAVFEKEVSSSSKTHSIFRAIFKIIVAVLALAFGSDVFIKGVTGIFRNFLSEHIIGFIVVAVGTSIPELVTSVIAAVKKEADISIGNIVGSNIFNVGGVLGISSMASFKYGGIILSEAQDYLMDFSIMVFAGLLLLAFTVRGKSLGKVKGVIFLIIYIAYVAYLLKTTSV encoded by the coding sequence ATGGAAAATATTTTATTGAATATCATTTTTACAGCAGCAGGAATATTGCTTTTATATTTGGGAGGAACATATATTGTAGATGGAAGTGTTATGGTGGCTAATAGGCTTAAAATACCGTCTATAGTTATAGGGCTTACAGTTGTTGCTATGGGAACATCAATGCCGGAGCTTTTTGTAAGTTTATTCGGAGCTTTGAGGGGAGAGAGTGCTATTGCAGTAGGTAATGTTATAGGAAGCAATATATTCAATGTCGTATTTGTACTTGGCGTATCTGCTTTATTTATGACTATGTCTGCCGGTAAAAAGTCATATTATGTTTCTATGGTCTCTATGTTTATAATGTATGCTGCTTTGGGTATAATGCTTTTTAATATTAAAACTAAGAGATTAAGCGGCGATAAAATATCAATAATAGAAGGTGCTGTACTTATAGTTTTATTATGTGTATATGTTTATTATTTATATACTGTAATATCCAAAGATAAAGATGAATTAGCAGTATTTGAAAAGGAAGTTTCATCATCTAGTAAAACACATTCTATATTCAGAGCTATATTTAAAATAATAGTTGCTGTATTGGCATTGGCATTTGGTTCTGATGTATTTATTAAAGGAGTTACAGGAATATTCAGAAATTTCTTGAGCGAGCATATAATAGGTTTTATAGTTGTTGCTGTAGGTACAAGCATACCTGAACTTGTTACAAGTGTAATAGCTGCTGTCAAGAAAGAGGCTGATATATCTATAGGAAATATAGTGGGAAGCAATATATTTAATGTAGGAGGAGTTTTGGGTATATCCTCTATGGCTTCATTCAAATACGGCGGAATAATTTTAAGTGAAGCTCAGGATTATTTAATGGACTTTTCTATTATGGTGTTTGCAGGATTATTATTATTAGCTTTTACTGTAAGAGGAAAGAGTTTAGGCAAAGTAAAAGGAGTTATATTTTTAATTATATATATTGCTTATGTCGCCTATCTTCTTAAAACTACATCTGTATAA
- a CDS encoding ATP-binding cassette domain-containing protein, producing MINKINDYIFRLENINLSYNDLIIFKNFNIDFHLDKINIILGSSGSGKTSLLNIIASKINKDDKAFVYQEPRLLNFLTSYKNIEYVLKDKIKNKNEMDKKIKNALEITGLIDNINSKPNELSGGMKQRLSLARALAYDSNFIFMDEPLQGQDIKRKKELIDIIKNIQSKTNKTFFYVTHDVYEAVMLGDYVYILSNKNNCTQLIFETYIENNTLENHQAKLTDILINN from the coding sequence ATGATAAATAAAATAAATGATTATATATTCAGATTAGAAAATATAAATCTCTCTTATAATGATTTGATAATATTTAAAAATTTTAATATAGATTTTCATTTAGATAAAATAAATATAATATTAGGCTCTTCCGGTTCAGGTAAAACTTCATTGCTTAATATAATAGCATCAAAAATAAACAAAGATGATAAAGCATTCGTATATCAAGAACCTAGACTCTTAAATTTTTTAACTTCATATAAGAATATAGAATATGTTTTAAAAGATAAAATTAAAAATAAAAATGAAATGGATAAAAAAATAAAGAATGCATTAGAAATTACAGGGCTTATAGATAATATAAATTCAAAACCCAATGAGCTTAGTGGAGGAATGAAGCAGCGGTTATCTTTAGCAAGAGCTTTAGCTTATGATTCAAATTTCATATTTATGGATGAACCATTACAAGGACAGGATATAAAAAGGAAAAAAGAACTTATTGATATAATAAAAAATATACAATCAAAAACAAATAAAACTTTTTTCTATGTTACACATGATGTTTACGAAGCAGTTATGCTTGGAGATTATGTATATATATTATCTAATAAAAATAACTGCACCCAATTAATATTTGAAACATATATTGAAAATAACACACTAGAAAATCACCAAGCAAAACTTACTGATATATTAATAAATAATTAA
- a CDS encoding ABC transporter permease, producing the protein MKNKKLIYLILGVIIFISFWYFTALKINSEIVFPNIPNILKKLIEIISEKSFYKDLLSSLLRVLSTFSLSFLSAFIIGISSGIFMPIRYTLIPIINFIRTIPTIPLILVAIIWFDNNTVPIFVSMLIIFPIMYDSITNGIMNVDKKLIEMSISYNVSLRTQIIYLYIPYIKPYIFTGISQSMGITWKSILAAEILALPAFGIGTKLYESHLYLDSVSLFAYCLIAIIFNAVFEIIIRINHDK; encoded by the coding sequence ATGAAAAATAAAAAACTTATATATTTAATATTAGGTGTTATTATATTCATAAGTTTTTGGTATTTTACTGCTTTAAAAATAAATTCAGAAATAGTTTTTCCCAATATACCAAATATACTAAAAAAGTTAATAGAAATAATATCTGAAAAATCATTCTACAAAGATTTATTATCAAGTTTATTAAGAGTACTAAGCACATTTTCATTATCCTTTTTATCAGCATTTATAATAGGAATATCATCAGGAATATTTATGCCTATTAGATATACATTAATACCAATTATCAATTTCATAAGAACAATACCTACTATACCATTAATCTTAGTTGCTATAATATGGTTTGATAATAATACCGTTCCTATATTTGTTTCTATGCTTATTATTTTTCCTATAATGTATGATTCTATAACTAATGGAATAATGAATGTAGATAAAAAATTAATAGAAATGTCAATATCATATAATGTATCTTTAAGAACTCAGATAATATACCTTTATATACCGTATATAAAACCATACATATTTACAGGAATATCTCAGTCTATGGGAATAACTTGGAAAAGCATATTGGCAGCAGAAATACTCGCTTTACCTGCTTTTGGAATAGGTACAAAACTTTATGAATCTCATTTATATTTAGACAGTGTAAGCCTATTTGCATACTGTCTTATTGCGATAATATTTAATGCTGTATTTGAAATCATTATAAGGATAAATCATGATAAATAA
- a CDS encoding META domain-containing protein has protein sequence MIRNFILILSFTIVIFIGSCNTTSQSINISTSTLNGKTFQLSNMFEGRGITISFYNEEFYGYSGFNTYLGKYEMRRGNMIIFTDMVVTKMGGTSEAVEEEKKYIELLSKASSIELTSNNLTITTLDNEILIFKRIK, from the coding sequence ATGATAAGAAATTTTATTTTGATACTAAGTTTTACTATAGTAATTTTTATAGGCTCATGTAATACAACATCACAATCTATAAATATATCTACAAGTACTTTAAATGGAAAAACTTTTCAGCTTAGCAATATGTTTGAAGGTAGAGGTATTACAATATCATTCTATAATGAAGAGTTTTACGGATACAGCGGATTTAATACTTATTTAGGAAAATATGAAATGCGTAGAGGTAATATGATAATATTTACTGATATGGTAGTTACCAAAATGGGCGGTACATCAGAGGCTGTAGAAGAAGAAAAAAAATATATAGAACTATTAAGCAAAGCATCTTCAATAGAACTTACAAGTAATAATCTTACAATTACTACTTTAGATAATGAAATTCTTATATTCAAAAGAATAAAATAA
- a CDS encoding META domain-containing protein: MKYIVHILAAVLFIFSCSTAKVSHIEEPTNNSLFGRKFKLVSIYPDMDITIEFTHDTIHGFSAVNNYSSSYTLDGDIFNILSISMTKKSGTSDRIAAEIEYLNMLKNATSYKINGRQLTIYTLLSSENLVFEEF; the protein is encoded by the coding sequence ATGAAATATATTGTACATATTTTGGCAGCGGTATTATTTATATTTTCATGCTCAACAGCAAAAGTTAGTCATATAGAAGAACCAACAAATAACTCCCTTTTTGGAAGGAAATTTAAATTGGTAAGTATATATCCTGATATGGACATAACCATAGAATTTACACATGATACAATACATGGTTTTTCTGCTGTTAATAATTATTCATCTTCATATACTCTTGACGGAGATATATTTAACATATTATCAATTTCAATGACTAAAAAATCAGGTACAAGCGATAGAATTGCTGCTGAAATAGAATATCTTAACATGCTGAAAAATGCTACTTCTTACAAAATTAATGGCAGACAGTTAACAATATATACTTTATTATCCAGTGAGAATTTAGTCTTTGAAGAATTTTAA
- a CDS encoding metal ABC transporter substrate-binding protein, giving the protein MKKFLTIIFILSLLAGCSNASKNNEVSSNKLKVYASIYPIYDFAKKICSDKADVYNMTSTGSEPHDFEITSKDMADLTKADLFIYNGGGMEHWVDTVKDNIKELKYVETSSNINNEGLDPHFWLSPIKAKKQMENIKNALADIDSINADYYNSNYNFYADKLDELDNHFKEVLSNIKNTNLVVTHPAFGHFCKEYSLNQVAIARDEADPKAMSETIDFIKNNNVKAIFYEEFSSSKLVDSIAKETGVKILTLNPIESLSEEYIKAGKDYFSVMEDNLSSLTNGLN; this is encoded by the coding sequence ATGAAAAAATTTTTAACAATTATTTTTATATTATCATTATTGGCAGGATGCAGCAATGCATCAAAGAATAATGAGGTATCTTCAAATAAACTTAAAGTTTATGCAAGTATTTATCCAATATATGATTTTGCTAAAAAAATATGCTCAGATAAAGCAGATGTATATAATATGACTTCTACAGGGTCAGAGCCTCATGATTTTGAAATAACTTCAAAAGATATGGCTGATTTAACAAAGGCAGATTTATTTATATATAATGGCGGAGGAATGGAGCATTGGGTTGACACAGTTAAAGATAATATAAAAGAATTAAAGTATGTAGAAACTTCATCTAACATTAATAATGAAGGATTAGATCCTCATTTTTGGCTTTCTCCTATTAAAGCAAAGAAACAAATGGAGAATATAAAAAATGCATTGGCGGATATAGATTCCATTAATGCTGATTATTATAATTCTAACTATAATTTTTATGCAGACAAATTAGATGAATTAGATAATCATTTTAAAGAAGTTTTATCAAATATAAAAAATACTAACTTGGTAGTAACTCACCCTGCATTTGGACATTTTTGCAAAGAATATTCATTAAATCAGGTGGCTATTGCTAGAGATGAAGCAGATCCTAAGGCTATGTCTGAAACTATTGATTTTATAAAAAATAATAATGTAAAAGCTATATTTTATGAAGAGTTTTCAAGTTCTAAATTAGTCGATTCTATAGCAAAAGAAACAGGAGTAAAAATATTGACACTAAATCCTATAGAATCTTTAAGCGAAGAATATATTAAAGCAGGAAAAGATTATTTTTCTGTAATGGAAGATAATCTCTCATCTTTAACTAATGGACTTAATTAA
- a CDS encoding metal ABC transporter ATP-binding protein — MSKIVEFKNVHFGYTSDDILKCISFDVNSGDFVSIIGSNGAGKSTILKLILGEISQFRGSIKLYGEDINKFKDWKRIGYLEQNAYSKIVNFPATVYEIVMSNNFADIGLFKFPNKSHRIKVIKALELLGMEKYKNRMISKLSGGQIQRVFLARTLISEPNLLVLDEPTNGVDRETIDLIYKILQSLNKEKKVTIIMVTHDIEKIYSISNRIFCFEEGSLVELEKKQIYDELLHKHKHPNSNNICSC; from the coding sequence ATGAGTAAGATTGTAGAGTTTAAAAATGTGCATTTCGGATATACTTCTGATGATATACTTAAATGTATAAGTTTTGATGTTAATAGCGGAGATTTTGTATCTATAATAGGTTCTAATGGAGCAGGCAAAAGTACAATATTAAAACTTATTTTAGGAGAGATTAGTCAATTCAGAGGAAGCATAAAACTATATGGAGAAGATATAAATAAATTCAAAGATTGGAAAAGAATAGGTTATTTAGAGCAGAATGCATATTCAAAAATTGTAAATTTTCCAGCAACTGTTTATGAAATAGTTATGTCTAATAATTTTGCAGATATAGGGTTATTTAAATTTCCAAATAAAAGTCATCGTATAAAAGTTATAAAGGCATTAGAGCTTTTAGGTATGGAAAAGTATAAAAATAGAATGATATCAAAGCTTTCAGGAGGACAAATTCAAAGAGTATTTTTAGCAAGAACATTGATATCAGAACCTAACTTACTTGTACTCGATGAGCCTACAAATGGTGTAGACAGGGAAACTATTGATTTAATATATAAAATTCTACAGTCTTTAAATAAAGAAAAGAAAGTAACTATAATAATGGTTACGCATGATATAGAAAAAATATATAGTATATCAAATAGAATATTTTGTTTTGAGGAAGGTTCTTTGGTTGAGCTTGAAAAGAAGCAAATATATGATGAACTCTTACATAAACATAAGCATCCTAATAGCAACAATATTTGTTCTTGTTAA
- a CDS encoding metal ABC transporter permease, producing MEIFEYDFMRKAFLVGIMLAVIIPCIGVIVVLKRLSMIGDAISHTSLAGVTFGLVFNINPIVASIIFCIISALSIEFIRKKIAKYGEMSISIIMSLAIGVAGLLSGFVANNSNFNSFLFGSIVAISDFELKLVILISSISILIFIFLYKEIFYITFNERLAKLSGVPVNRINFIFTILTAVTVSISARAVGALIVSSMMVVPVACSMQIANSYKKTIIFAVLFNLLFTILGIFISYYQGLKPGATIVLISITTFIIIILLKSALSSKHNEA from the coding sequence ATGGAAATATTTGAATATGATTTTATGCGTAAAGCTTTCTTAGTTGGTATTATGCTTGCTGTTATAATACCTTGCATAGGAGTGATTGTTGTATTAAAAAGACTTTCTATGATAGGAGATGCTATATCACATACTTCACTTGCCGGAGTTACATTCGGTTTAGTTTTTAATATAAACCCAATAGTAGCTTCCATAATATTCTGTATAATATCTGCATTATCAATAGAGTTTATAAGAAAAAAAATAGCTAAATATGGAGAAATGTCTATATCAATTATAATGTCTTTGGCTATAGGAGTTGCTGGACTTCTTTCCGGATTTGTAGCGAACAATTCAAACTTTAACAGCTTCTTATTCGGAAGTATTGTCGCTATAAGCGATTTTGAATTGAAATTAGTAATATTAATAAGTTCTATATCAATACTAATTTTTATATTCCTATACAAAGAAATTTTTTATATAACTTTCAATGAAAGATTAGCAAAACTTTCTGGTGTGCCTGTAAATAGAATTAATTTCATTTTTACAATATTAACTGCTGTTACTGTATCAATATCAGCAAGGGCTGTTGGAGCTTTAATAGTATCGTCAATGATGGTAGTACCTGTTGCCTGTTCTATGCAAATAGCTAATAGCTACAAAAAAACTATTATTTTTGCTGTACTCTTTAATTTATTATTCACAATATTAGGAATATTCATTTCCTATTATCAAGGTCTTAAACCCGGAGCAACTATAGTTCTAATAAGCATAACAACTTTTATAATTATAATATTATTAAAATCTGCTTTATCATCAAAACATAATGAAGCATAA
- a CDS encoding DegT/DnrJ/EryC1/StrS family aminotransferase: MIRHSRPTIRKKDLESALKVMISDNLATGDVIQEFERAFANYFGKGFTAIFVNSGTAALELILRHLNIGEGDEVIMSSFLNASPLQVVTNLKATPILIDIDEDSFQISMDNVIEAINEKTKAIIVSHMFGNCALIDELTDIKVPVIEDASHSLGGKYRDTLLGGFGDFAYFSLSATRMITSGGAGGMILTKKKGMDAIRDIIHYDKKEKFIKRFNYCATDLQASIGIEELKHLERMVEVRADIASFYDNAILESNLMKLSTHDSESPSYYRYVCMLNGSMNIYDAIKMFERHNVEAARPIFKPLHQYLNLPNENYPNTENAYLKSISLPIYPTLQKNEAELICKLIKQIR; the protein is encoded by the coding sequence TTGATTAGACATTCCAGACCTACTATAAGAAAAAAAGATTTAGAATCTGCTTTAAAAGTGATGATTAGCGATAATCTTGCTACGGGTGATGTTATACAAGAATTTGAAAGAGCTTTCGCAAATTATTTTGGAAAAGGTTTTACAGCCATATTTGTTAATAGCGGAACTGCTGCCTTAGAACTTATATTAAGACATCTTAATATAGGAGAAGGAGATGAAGTTATAATGTCTTCTTTCCTTAACGCATCACCTCTTCAAGTAGTTACAAATTTAAAAGCTACACCAATACTTATAGATATAGATGAAGACAGTTTTCAAATATCTATGGACAATGTTATAGAGGCTATCAATGAAAAAACTAAAGCAATTATAGTTTCTCATATGTTTGGAAATTGTGCTTTAATAGATGAGCTTACTGATATTAAAGTTCCTGTTATAGAGGATGCATCTCATAGTTTGGGAGGCAAATACAGAGATACTTTACTTGGAGGTTTCGGAGATTTTGCTTACTTCTCTCTTTCTGCTACTAGAATGATTACTTCTGGCGGTGCAGGTGGAATGATACTCACAAAGAAAAAGGGGATGGATGCTATAAGGGATATAATTCATTATGATAAAAAAGAAAAATTTATTAAAAGATTCAATTACTGTGCAACTGACCTTCAAGCATCAATAGGTATAGAAGAGCTTAAACATCTTGAAAGAATGGTTGAAGTGAGGGCAGATATAGCTTCATTTTATGATAATGCTATACTTGAAAGCAATTTGATGAAATTATCTACTCATGACAGTGAAAGTCCTTCATATTATAGATATGTTTGTATGCTTAACGGAAGTATGAATATATATGATGCTATTAAGATGTTTGAAAGACATAATGTAGAAGCGGCAAGACCTATATTTAAACCTTTGCATCAGTATCTTAATTTACCCAATGAAAATTATCCTAATACTGAAAATGCATATTTAAAAAGTATATCATTGCCTATATACCCTACTTTGCAGAAAAATGAAGCAGAACTTATTTGTAAACTTATAAAACAGATAAGATAA
- a CDS encoding ABC transporter substrate-binding protein — translation MKKLFIALSISILLIASCSKTNNANTSSSDNGAKKIGILQLVEHVALDQANKGFVDGLKEAGYEDGKNIIIDYQNAQGEQANCITISQKFINDRVDLILAIATPAAQAVANLTKDIPILITAVTDPADSKLVSDNNAPGGNVTGTSDLTPVKEQMDLLKKLIPSAQKIAFLYNSSEQNSKFQVDIAKEKADELGLSYVDATITNPNDIQQVVQSLVGKVDAIYVPTDNMVSAGMANVVSITEPAKIPVICGEAGMLNAGGLATYGIDYYELGKLTANQAVKILKGESQPANMPIEYIQNPVLEVNTNAAQKLGVTIPADL, via the coding sequence ATGAAGAAGTTATTTATTGCTTTATCAATTTCAATATTATTAATTGCATCATGTTCCAAAACTAATAATGCCAACACTTCATCATCAGACAACGGGGCTAAAAAGATAGGAATACTTCAGCTTGTGGAACATGTGGCACTAGATCAAGCTAATAAAGGTTTTGTAGACGGCTTAAAAGAAGCAGGTTATGAAGACGGAAAGAATATTATAATAGATTATCAAAATGCTCAGGGCGAACAGGCAAACTGTATTACAATATCACAGAAATTTATTAATGACAGGGTAGATTTAATATTGGCAATAGCAACACCAGCAGCACAGGCAGTTGCTAATTTAACTAAAGATATACCTATATTAATTACAGCAGTAACAGACCCAGCCGATTCAAAATTAGTTTCTGATAATAATGCTCCCGGCGGCAATGTTACAGGTACTTCAGATTTAACACCTGTAAAAGAACAAATGGATTTGCTAAAAAAATTGATTCCTTCAGCACAAAAAATAGCATTTTTATATAATTCAAGCGAACAAAACTCTAAATTTCAAGTTGATATTGCAAAAGAAAAAGCAGATGAATTAGGTTTATCTTATGTAGATGCTACAATCACAAATCCTAATGATATACAGCAGGTAGTTCAGAGTTTGGTTGGCAAAGTAGATGCTATATATGTACCTACAGATAATATGGTTTCTGCCGGAATGGCTAATGTTGTTTCTATTACAGAACCTGCCAAAATACCTGTTATATGCGGAGAGGCTGGAATGCTTAATGCAGGCGGACTTGCTACTTATGGTATAGATTATTATGAATTAGGAAAATTGACAGCTAATCAGGCAGTAAAAATATTAAAAGGAGAATCTCAACCTGCTAATATGCCTATAGAATATATACAAAACCCTGTATTAGAAGTTAATACTAATGCAGCTCAGAAATTGGGTGTTACAATACCAGCAGATTTATAA
- the truA gene encoding tRNA pseudouridine(38-40) synthase TruA: MNNIKITIQYDGTDFYGWQIQPNLRTVQGEIYKAVEKVYGEKITIYGCGRTDAGVHALGQVANFRVPKMLVPINKVHIALNSYLDRDLRIIKAEEMPDNFNARASAIFREYLYIVHNSSTSFPFYERYAWFYRKNIIDEKLINEYAKYLIGEHNFTSFCSTEDENDSKFRYLERVKAIRKGDTIYFIIRGNAFLHNMVRIIVGTLVEGQKKKKPVNFIEDILKSENRASAFVTAPAHGLYFRRAFFKDE, from the coding sequence ATGAATAATATAAAGATAACAATACAGTATGACGGCACAGATTTTTACGGCTGGCAAATACAGCCTAATTTAAGAACGGTGCAGGGAGAAATATATAAAGCGGTAGAGAAAGTATATGGTGAAAAGATTACTATATACGGATGCGGGAGAACAGATGCGGGAGTGCATGCTTTGGGTCAGGTAGCTAATTTTAGAGTTCCTAAGATGCTTGTTCCTATTAATAAGGTTCATATAGCTTTGAATTCATATTTAGATAGAGATTTAAGAATAATAAAAGCCGAAGAAATGCCTGATAATTTTAATGCAAGGGCTTCGGCTATATTTAGGGAATATTTATATATAGTTCATAACAGCAGCACTTCTTTTCCTTTTTATGAAAGATATGCTTGGTTTTACAGAAAGAATATTATAGATGAAAAATTAATCAATGAATATGCAAAATATTTAATAGGAGAGCATAATTTTACATCATTTTGTTCTACAGAAGATGAAAATGATTCTAAATTTAGGTATTTAGAGAGAGTTAAAGCCATAAGGAAAGGGGATACTATATATTTTATTATTAGAGGCAATGCTTTCTTACATAATATGGTAAGAATTATAGTTGGCACTTTGGTAGAGGGACAGAAGAAGAAAAAGCCTGTTAATTTTATAGAAGATATATTAAAGAGTGAGAATAGGGCATCGGCATTTGTAACGGCTCCTGCACATGGACTTTATTTTAGAAGAGCATTTTTTAAAGATGAATAA
- a CDS encoding KdsC family phosphatase: protein MNIRDYISYLLNKSKLNKVKLLISDIDGVMTDGRLVFDDNGVESKFFNTQDGMGIVLALKAGIKIAVISGSNSKAIKTRFDKFRRHGFEDLILGEENKMPIVLTLMEKYGLKKEEIAYIGDDLIDLSVMKYVGLSFSPKDAHYEALKAADVIIHKRGGYGAVRVVIDMLLKSKGIYDEIISKI from the coding sequence ATGAATATCAGAGATTATATTTCATACCTGCTTAATAAGAGTAAGTTAAATAAAGTTAAGCTATTAATATCCGATATAGACGGAGTTATGACCGATGGAAGATTAGTATTTGATGATAATGGGGTGGAAAGTAAATTTTTTAATACTCAAGATGGTATGGGAATAGTTTTAGCATTAAAGGCAGGAATAAAAATTGCTGTTATATCTGGAAGTAATTCTAAGGCTATAAAAACAAGATTTGATAAATTTAGAAGGCATGGTTTTGAGGATTTAATACTTGGCGAAGAAAATAAAATGCCTATTGTTTTAACTTTAATGGAAAAATATGGTTTAAAAAAAGAAGAGATAGCTTATATTGGAGATGATTTAATAGATTTAAGTGTTATGAAATATGTTGGACTTTCTTTTTCTCCTAAAGATGCACATTATGAAGCTTTAAAAGCTGCTGATGTTATAATTCATAAAAGAGGAGGATATGGTGCTGTTAGGGTAGTAATAGATATGCTGCTTAAATCTAAGGGTATTTACGATGAAATTATTAGTAAAATTTAG
- the lptC gene encoding LPS export ABC transporter periplasmic protein LptC, giving the protein MKLLVKFSIILLLCVSCTNFNDIGKEFTQTEDFVPPPDMEFYGFRRENYDTNFKQLDSFATNAKFYNKKKLVELYDSRTYTYDSNNTIAASVSGEFITVNQDTLFTQIYTNVIVKSSNNTILYTEYLQWDNEKQQFKSPVPIRVEQEDGSWLTGSSMEGDMGLEHITVYNETDEGDAIGVPVAEDQ; this is encoded by the coding sequence ATGAAATTATTAGTAAAATTTAGTATAATACTTCTATTATGTGTTTCCTGCACTAACTTTAATGATATTGGAAAAGAATTTACTCAAACTGAGGATTTTGTACCGCCTCCTGATATGGAATTTTATGGTTTTAGAAGAGAAAATTATGATACCAATTTTAAACAGTTAGATTCCTTTGCAACTAATGCCAAATTCTATAATAAAAAGAAATTGGTTGAACTTTATGACAGCAGAACATATACTTATGATTCTAACAATACAATAGCAGCTAGTGTGTCCGGAGAGTTTATAACTGTAAATCAGGATACATTATTCACTCAAATATATACAAATGTTATAGTTAAATCATCTAACAATACAATACTTTATACGGAATATCTTCAATGGGATAATGAAAAACAGCAATTTAAAAGCCCCGTTCCAATTCGTGTAGAGCAGGAAGACGGCAGTTGGCTTACAGGAAGCAGTATGGAAGGTGATATGGGATTAGAACATATTACAGTATATAATGAAACTGATGAAGGTGATGCTATAGGAGTGCCGGTTGCTGAAGATCAATAA